One window of Maridesulfovibrio ferrireducens genomic DNA carries:
- the proC gene encoding pyrroline-5-carboxylate reductase, whose product MTKKVGFIGTGNMGAAIIKGMAGDENINLLGFDLNKTALGLLAEETGLIQTDTARDLAKESDFIVLCVKPQHAVAVLEEIAPELDESKCIVSIAAGLTVTTLKDSSENRCPVVRVMPNTPALVNAGVFAVCLDDSHINKDQASFAREMFKPLGDVYVLTENQFDSFTGVIGSGPAYIFYFMEAMIESAVELGLPREQATAMVGKLFEGSTKLAQESKQHVSQLREMVTSPGGTTVQALVHLDRTATRANIIDAVRKSYERSIELGKK is encoded by the coding sequence ATGACTAAAAAAGTCGGATTCATAGGCACTGGCAATATGGGGGCCGCCATCATCAAAGGCATGGCGGGAGATGAAAACATCAATCTACTTGGCTTTGATTTGAATAAAACGGCGCTTGGCCTTCTTGCGGAAGAAACCGGTCTGATTCAGACCGACACTGCCCGCGACCTTGCCAAAGAATCTGACTTTATTGTGCTGTGCGTCAAACCGCAGCACGCTGTCGCAGTTCTTGAAGAAATTGCGCCCGAACTTGATGAGTCCAAATGCATTGTTTCAATAGCAGCAGGACTAACAGTGACCACACTTAAAGATTCCAGCGAAAACAGATGCCCTGTTGTAAGGGTTATGCCTAACACCCCTGCTCTGGTTAATGCCGGAGTATTCGCTGTATGTCTTGATGATTCACACATCAACAAGGACCAGGCTTCTTTTGCGCGTGAAATGTTCAAACCGCTCGGCGATGTATACGTACTTACCGAAAATCAGTTTGATTCTTTCACAGGCGTCATAGGTTCCGGCCCCGCTTATATCTTCTATTTTATGGAAGCGATGATCGAATCCGCCGTAGAACTCGGACTTCCCAGAGAACAGGCTACCGCAATGGTGGGAAAACTCTTTGAAGGCTCTACGAAACTTGCGCAGGAAAGCAAGCAACACGTCAGCCAGTTGCGCGAAATGGTAACCTCCCCCGGAGGAACTACCGTTCAAGCATTGGTTCACTTGGATCGCACTGCCACCCGCGCTAATATTATAGACGCAGTCCGCAAAAGCTATGAACGCAGCATCGAACTCGGCAAAAAATAG
- the ndk gene encoding nucleoside-diphosphate kinase — translation MGELTFSIIKPDAVANNKIGDILKMISDSGLTIKATKMIQMTKVQAEGFYAVHKERPFFGELVEYMISGPCVVSVLEGDNAIKRYRDLMGATNPAEAAEGTIRKAFGASIEANASHGSDGPDTAKVEVSYFFSSLELVN, via the coding sequence ATGGGCGAACTTACTTTTTCTATCATCAAACCAGATGCCGTTGCGAACAACAAAATTGGTGACATCTTGAAAATGATCTCTGATAGCGGTCTTACCATCAAAGCTACCAAAATGATCCAGATGACTAAAGTTCAGGCTGAAGGTTTCTACGCTGTTCACAAAGAGCGTCCTTTCTTCGGTGAACTCGTAGAATACATGATTTCCGGTCCTTGTGTTGTTTCCGTTCTTGAAGGTGACAACGCTATCAAACGTTACCGTGACCTCATGGGCGCAACCAATCCTGCTGAAGCAGCAGAAGGAACAATCCGTAAAGCTTTCGGCGCAAGTATTGAAGCTAACGCATCACACGGATCTGACGGACCTGACACTGCTAAAGTTGAAGTTTCCTACTTCTTCAGCAGCCTCGAGTTGGTGAACTAG
- a CDS encoding ABC transporter ATP-binding protein, giving the protein MLTIQKAVKTFNPNSVNEVQALREIDLEVDKGDFITIIGSNGAGKSTFLNSIAGSFILSSGKIIINNQDVTSWPEHKRAANLGRVFQDPLLGTCTSLTIEQNMALALKRGKRRGLGFGVRAKDKIIFREQLSTLGLGLENRLTDQVGLLSGGQRQALTMIMATMTRPDILLLDEHTAALDPKTGKKILEITETVVSRDNLTTLMVTHNMNQAINMGNRLIMFHQGAIILDISGKEKTGLKVEDLLERFYSLRGESMATDRMLFS; this is encoded by the coding sequence ATGCTTACCATTCAAAAAGCCGTCAAAACTTTCAATCCTAACAGTGTAAATGAAGTTCAGGCATTACGTGAAATTGACCTTGAAGTTGATAAAGGCGATTTCATAACCATTATCGGCTCAAACGGTGCGGGCAAGTCTACTTTCCTAAACTCTATTGCCGGATCATTTATCCTTTCCAGCGGAAAAATTATTATTAATAATCAAGACGTAACCTCGTGGCCTGAACATAAACGCGCGGCAAATCTGGGAAGAGTTTTTCAAGATCCACTACTCGGAACATGCACCTCTCTGACCATTGAGCAGAACATGGCTCTTGCGCTCAAAAGAGGCAAAAGACGCGGACTTGGATTCGGAGTACGTGCGAAAGATAAAATTATTTTTAGAGAACAACTTTCTACACTGGGGCTAGGCCTAGAAAACCGCCTCACCGATCAAGTCGGACTGCTTTCCGGCGGGCAAAGACAAGCCCTGACTATGATCATGGCAACAATGACAAGACCCGACATACTGCTGTTAGATGAACACACGGCAGCTCTTGACCCCAAAACCGGTAAAAAAATTCTTGAAATAACCGAAACCGTTGTCAGCAGAGACAACCTGACAACATTGATGGTGACTCATAATATGAATCAGGCCATTAACATGGGTAACAGATTAATAATGTTCCATCAGGGAGCGATTATTTTAGATATTTCCGGAAAGGAAAAGACGGGATTAAAAGTTGAGGACCTTCTTGAAAGGTTTTACTCCCTTCGTGGCGAGAGTATGGCAACTGACAGGATGCTTTTTTCTTAA
- a CDS encoding divergent polysaccharide deacetylase family protein, which produces MVNNTTDQNNKPETPVENPGIRAYLSKPFGIAVATIATATFICLIIALMVYSGSDTVADHKQSIPHEQQGFISANATNPYEEIEKDDLEDLVKIADLSLINTLKSADVSMSDLKLEDVTLKKHQGRYFHFQQLRFPLNGDKLNFVENIKKRLSAAGLSANIHKVSEGCWLLSINEVPTHKFFIDTAVQQEKPVAVIIDPNAPKMAIVIDDMGEDINFARGLAALDIKVTFSIWPNSSHVNKVSKIAKNSGNEIMIHLPMQPKGYPKVNPGADSLLVGMDSKTIQQRVVTAMNKVPYATGLNNHMGSRFTENLAGMSEVMIPLHPKKIFFLDSRTTAKSTARKAAKKAKVTLYERNIFLDNVKDVAAIKFQLTKAAKIARKTGQSIAIGHPNRETLEAIRQWSVEINGKIKVVPVKDLVPKS; this is translated from the coding sequence GTGGTAAATAATACTACGGACCAAAATAATAAGCCCGAAACCCCGGTAGAAAATCCGGGGATTCGGGCTTACCTTTCAAAACCATTTGGAATCGCTGTTGCAACAATTGCAACAGCCACTTTCATATGCCTGATCATTGCTTTAATGGTCTACAGCGGTTCTGATACCGTTGCAGATCATAAGCAATCTATCCCTCACGAACAGCAAGGATTCATATCGGCAAACGCTACAAATCCCTACGAGGAAATTGAAAAAGATGACCTCGAAGATTTAGTCAAGATTGCCGATTTATCCCTTATTAATACTCTTAAATCAGCTGACGTCTCAATGTCTGACCTGAAATTGGAAGATGTAACCCTGAAAAAACATCAGGGCCGCTATTTTCATTTTCAGCAACTTAGATTTCCTCTTAACGGAGACAAGCTGAATTTCGTTGAAAACATAAAAAAAAGACTTAGTGCGGCAGGACTGTCGGCCAATATTCACAAAGTATCCGAAGGATGCTGGCTGCTCAGTATTAACGAAGTTCCGACCCATAAGTTCTTTATAGACACAGCGGTTCAACAAGAAAAGCCTGTTGCGGTCATAATTGATCCCAACGCTCCTAAAATGGCCATTGTTATTGACGACATGGGAGAAGACATAAACTTCGCGCGTGGACTGGCTGCTCTTGATATTAAAGTAACTTTTTCCATTTGGCCCAACAGTTCTCACGTAAATAAAGTGTCCAAAATCGCGAAGAATAGCGGGAATGAGATAATGATCCATCTCCCGATGCAACCCAAAGGATACCCGAAAGTAAACCCGGGAGCAGACTCACTGCTCGTTGGTATGGATTCAAAAACAATTCAGCAGCGCGTCGTTACGGCAATGAATAAAGTACCTTATGCGACAGGATTGAATAATCATATGGGGTCAAGATTCACTGAGAATCTTGCAGGAATGTCGGAAGTAATGATTCCTCTACACCCAAAAAAGATATTCTTTCTAGACAGCCGCACAACAGCAAAGAGCACGGCACGCAAAGCAGCTAAAAAAGCTAAGGTAACTCTGTACGAAAGGAATATCTTTCTTGATAATGTAAAAGATGTAGCCGCAATTAAATTCCAATTAACCAAAGCGGCTAAAATTGCACGTAAGACGGGTCAATCCATTGCGATTGGTCACCCGAACCGCGAAACACTTGAAGCAATTAGGCAATGGTCAGTAGAAATAAACGGAAAAATAAAAGTAGTCCCAGTTAAGGATCTGGTTCCAAAGAGCTAA
- a CDS encoding ABC transporter substrate-binding protein — protein MKKILLFMVLIFMIAVPVIHLAQSYTVSITQIVEHPSLDSMREGFKDRMKEAGINVQYNVHIAQGNQANNVQIANQIKGENPDLILAITTPSAQAVAQKIKETPILFTGVTDPVAAGLVKSLMIPGKNITGMTDMSPILRQVELIKEFLPKIKTIGTIYNAGESNSVVLIKVLKEVCKSFDIKVEEASIANSSGVYQAAKSLVGKCDAIYIPLDNTVVSGLEAAIKVCRQNKLPIFSADTDSVKRGTVAALALDYYRMGLQTADMAVRILSKNAKPGSTPVESLQNLQLFINPNAAKKMGIAIPKQVLDRADEIVK, from the coding sequence ATGAAAAAAATCCTACTTTTTATGGTTTTAATTTTCATGATTGCGGTACCAGTCATCCATTTAGCCCAGAGCTACACAGTATCCATAACCCAGATAGTTGAGCACCCTTCCCTTGACTCCATGCGTGAAGGATTCAAAGACCGCATGAAAGAAGCTGGAATTAATGTTCAGTATAATGTTCATATAGCGCAAGGAAATCAGGCTAACAATGTTCAAATCGCTAACCAGATTAAAGGTGAAAACCCTGATCTGATCTTAGCCATCACAACTCCTTCCGCGCAAGCAGTTGCTCAGAAAATCAAAGAAACCCCTATCCTTTTCACCGGCGTTACCGACCCTGTTGCGGCAGGACTTGTTAAAAGCCTGATGATCCCCGGTAAGAATATTACCGGCATGACGGATATGAGCCCCATACTGCGCCAAGTTGAGCTTATTAAAGAATTTCTGCCAAAGATCAAAACCATTGGAACGATCTATAATGCAGGAGAATCCAACTCAGTCGTACTGATTAAAGTTCTTAAAGAAGTATGCAAAAGCTTTGACATCAAAGTTGAAGAAGCTTCAATAGCCAACTCCAGCGGAGTATATCAGGCCGCAAAATCTCTTGTCGGTAAATGTGACGCCATATATATTCCCCTCGACAACACCGTTGTTTCAGGACTCGAAGCCGCTATAAAAGTATGCAGACAAAACAAACTGCCTATATTCTCAGCTGACACTGATTCTGTAAAACGCGGCACAGTAGCTGCTTTAGCTTTAGATTATTATCGCATGGGGCTTCAAACAGCAGACATGGCGGTTCGCATACTGTCTAAAAACGCTAAGCCGGGAAGCACACCTGTCGAATCATTGCAGAACCTTCAATTGTTTATTAATCCTAACGCGGCAAAAAAAATGGGAATCGCAATTCCAAAACAAGTTTTGGACAGAGCTGACGAAATCGTCAAATAA
- a CDS encoding ABC transporter permease, with protein MISLYAFMGALEQGFAFGLMVLGVYLTFRVLDFPDLTVDGSLPLGAAVSAVAITNGYHPFLAMSMAVCAGFIAGAVTGILNTKFKILHLLASILTMISLYSINIRIMGRPNITLLGQDTLIDKFMEMTGLAPYISTPILFAIISITGLIAFIWFLKTSFGLAMLATGDNPKMITSLGVNRDMMIIFGVGLSNGMVALSGALVAQNQGSADVNMGIGTIIAGLASVIIGETIFGTKTITCAMISAVLGSVLYRIAIALALGMRFGDFAFTPSDLNLVTAVLVIAALVSPQIKANVLGRRLRA; from the coding sequence ATGATCAGCTTATATGCTTTCATGGGTGCTCTTGAACAAGGATTTGCCTTCGGGCTGATGGTTCTTGGAGTATACCTTACATTCAGAGTTTTAGACTTTCCCGACCTGACTGTTGACGGCAGTCTGCCACTTGGTGCTGCTGTTTCAGCTGTAGCAATCACGAACGGATATCATCCGTTCTTAGCCATGAGTATGGCTGTCTGTGCCGGCTTTATCGCCGGAGCTGTCACGGGAATACTTAACACCAAGTTCAAGATATTGCATTTGCTCGCGTCTATTCTGACCATGATCTCGTTATATTCTATAAATATCCGTATCATGGGCAGACCGAACATAACACTGCTCGGACAAGACACTTTAATTGACAAATTTATGGAAATGACCGGACTTGCACCATATATTTCCACCCCGATACTTTTCGCGATTATATCCATTACCGGACTTATCGCTTTTATCTGGTTCCTCAAGACCTCTTTCGGGCTTGCGATGCTGGCAACCGGAGACAACCCCAAAATGATCACCAGTCTAGGTGTAAACCGTGACATGATGATTATATTCGGAGTTGGTTTATCAAACGGGATGGTTGCCCTGTCCGGCGCACTGGTGGCACAGAATCAGGGATCTGCCGACGTTAATATGGGAATCGGTACAATTATCGCCGGATTGGCTTCTGTTATCATCGGCGAAACAATTTTCGGTACAAAAACAATCACCTGCGCCATGATTTCCGCAGTGCTCGGCTCTGTACTTTACCGAATAGCAATTGCTCTGGCTCTAGGCATGAGATTCGGTGATTTTGCATTCACTCCCAGCGACCTCAACCTAGTCACAGCGGTTCTGGTTATCGCAGCACTAGTCTCTCCGCAGATCAAAGCTAATGTTCTCGGAAGGAGGCTTCGCGCATAA